Part of the Fundulus heteroclitus isolate FHET01 chromosome 20, MU-UCD_Fhet_4.1, whole genome shotgun sequence genome, ctcagagaatagactttataaatcactgaatggcttagcaccttaatccatcacagacttgttatcagtgcctCAACCCTCCAGgtcactaaggtcttctggctccagcctactctgcatacctagaaccagaactaaacatggagaggtagcatttagttcttatgctccacttatctggaacaaacttccagaggactgtaaaagtgctgaaaccctgagttaatttaaatcaagattaacaTCCTATTTGTTTAGCGTTGcctttgaatattaatgtttatgtttataGTCCAACGGATCTTgacctactgctactattccactgcaatgtactttgcTCTGCAATGTTTCCTTCTCTGTGTTCTCATCATGTACCGCACTTAGAATTGTCTTGTTAtggaaatgtgctacacaaataaacttgccttgcatTTGAAAGCAAGTGACATAGCTGGATATCTGTACCACCAGCAAACTTGgacttattttatgtgatgattCTCTTTATCAAACTTAAAGACATAATTGTTTCATAGTATATTAATGAAATAGCCCCTAAAATTAGTTTAACATGAATAAAATCTTCCtaacataaaacaatttgagttTAGCATGGTAGATTTGAGCAGATTTTCAGCTTAAATGCATGACAGCTACAAATCTGCTTTCAACATCTATGCAGCATAAGAGATAGGGAGGGGGTTAATTCATGCATGTGTAATGCTTATCTGAGCTTGTAGAACTATTGTACAGCATGTTGCATATagcatgtttttaatgttttttcagtttcttgAAGAATTAAATATTCAAAATCATGATAAAACATAGTAAACATTGCAGGTGTGAATTTTTGTACATGTTTAATAACTGATTATCATCCTTGGATTAATTGGCAAACTTTTTTTGGGGAAACCAGATCGAATACAGAGAGATGGCACCCAtcctgcattttattcattctccaaaatgctgacaagcCAGgttccagaccaggaagcagatcCATTGTTTAAAACAACTCTCTgtagcttctgtactgttacctaCCCATTACTCCATTGAGACAGTGTCCTTCCCAAGGCCAAAATCAAATAGactaaaaactgatctaaaaggagcaaatcatgaAGTTCtcgaaaaaaaatataactccAACTGAAGGAAAAATGACATCAATGAAATATGGTTTATTGAACATAGGATCTCTCCAAAAACCTTCTTAGTTAATGACTTATggtaatcagattgatttattttgttttacagaagCTTGGTTGCCGGAGGATTACGTCAGCATAAATGACTCAACTCTGTctgattatttaaattttcacatTCCCAGAAACACAAGGTGAGGAGAAGTAGAAATCAACTTTCAGTCAGAGTTATTAATTAGTCCAAGGCCAATTAATAGCTAcattattttgaacatttaacccttcgattccctcatccaaattgtaAAGCACTAAAAGTcacttttgtttgttgttttgtatcgtccaccagacCCTTACTCTCAGTTCTTGGATCAGTTCTCGGACTTCTTATCAGATTTAGTGTTAAATACtaacaaggttattatagtgggggatttgaACATTCATTTACCACAGTAAGGGACAGTAAGGTTATGTGTAGCGTAGAGGTGCCTGGGATTACATTTTACTAGTCACTTGGTAAATCTTCTTTGAGAATGTTTCTTTCTGAATCTGACCTGGTACTGAATCCAAATGATGGAACTACCAAGACATCCATTAAAAGGGCAGTCTCAGAGTGACTGTTGGTCCAAAACCCAGCTGTTGTGAGGTCCTGGCGGGTCCAAGTTGTAAATCTTAGGTTTTAATCTGTTCAAATTCTAATATCTTGAACATGCAATTCGCTAGATATAAATCAACCCTCCTCGTAGTTCCAGTCTGTAGATTAGAATTGTCATTATCTTaatataagtcacacttttttatAGTTTGGCCGGTCCTGCAACTTATGGTCAGGTGCGACTTACATATCAATactaaatggtaaatcatactgaccaCCTTGAACCAAGGAGCAAACATTACCATCTATATCCACAAGAGGGTGCTCAGGGCTTGTGAAAACTTTATGCTGCTCCACTTAAACATTTATAGAAACATTaatttataaacaacaaagactgaacatatgtctgtatgttgtttcactgtgtCAGTATGCATTCATGCAGGGGAGCATTGTGTGGTGCAGCTTGAAGGGCCCAGACCGAGACAGAACCCCATTATCGGGCTGtccatgaagctaataacagctggcGCTAatttacaggtctgttgtccggACGGTTTACAACGTCACCAATGCACGcaagctttatgttgctctgaaacatccgtgttgtTATCTTAGCACATAGCACCGCTACACTCAGTCTAATTTCAGAGTAATTCTTACCACTTTCAACCCGTTATGCTGAAATGCGCTGAGGAGAACTTGCCAGGTTGGAGGCTTGTTATGCCAAATTACCCAAATCAACCTCCCTGGTTTGTTTCATATCATTCTGccagttgtggatgcagctgtgtaattgaataaattgccttaccagattagatgttagtttttagtcttggatgttgtgaaattaatttcaaaataattgtGATTCATAGTCTGGTGCAACttataaatgtattgttttctctttatgatGCACTTGAAGGTGCAAAATTCTGGACCAACGGACGTACAACTAAATAGCTGACAGCAACAGGATTCTAAAAATGTGTTGCTTGGCTTTCTTTTTCCTCTAAGGGAAGCCTGTTCTGTGGTTATGTCCTTGCAGTTGTAAAGTTATACCAcaacaatgaataaaaaaggcCTACTACGAGTGAATGACTAATACAGGTTCAGGCATTAGTCACTTAGTGCAATCTACAGTGGCAAAATGACATGAACCAAAGAATTTGAAAGCAGCACAAACTGGATGCCAGGAATCGTGTATATTATGTCATTCAGAAGTGGATTCATGTGAAAAACATGGCCTACATTGGTGGCAACCTCTTAACAGGGTTGTCTGCACCACAGGGTATGTAGACAAAGGGATAAGATTGGAATAAGAAGCGTTTGATGGCAGGTGGACACCCTAATTCAAAGCCAGAACAAAAGCAATCGAGAAAGTCAACAAGGTAATAGTGCCCTGCTGAACttcccccagaaaaaaaaaatagcgtGCAttaatatatatgtacatatttgtctttttataatttattttcttccacCTTAAGTTCACTTGTTTATGCTTGATGTTTATACACTGCAAGCACTTGAAACCAAAGTTAAAATTTGCGCACACAAACTTGGCCAGTGAAGCTGATTCTGAGTCTGAACTAAGAAGAGACAGCTGATCCCAGCAGGactataaagaaaaaagtaaaaggcagacatctaaatgttttttttttttaaaaaaaaacacacaatcccTTCAAACCATTAGTGTCATATTTGGTTGTTTGTAAGGCCCCAAATGTAGGGAAGCTGCTAGACTAATagcaaaagagaaagaaatgaaaCTCAGAGGAACAACCTCAGAAGTCAACTGAAACTATAGGAGTGTGGCAGACAATCCAGAGAGGGATAACAGCAAACAAAATGGTTAAAAGCGATGAATGGAATGCTTCACATAaagattaattaaataaatgaatggcaTACTGTATGTGATTAGAGGGAGACCAAAGACTAACTTGAAGCATAAGAACCAGAAAACAGCACTTGGATTAAAACAGACATAAGGTCTATGGGATCATGTGAAGACAACACCAATCACTTTCTTCATAaaagcagcagtgagataaGGACAGCAATAAAAAGAGTGAAGACAGTTAATTATATTGAATATAATTATGCTCATCATTGGTCTTACTAAAGAGCTCAGCAACGCATTCTTTTAGATACAAATCAtattgcagaaaaaaagtaGTTTCCTACAGTAAACAGCGCTCCATTATAAATGGAATTCTGATTGAGATAAATGAAGTTGGAATAAGAATTGTATTTGAAAAGCTGTTATGTAAGAAAAGCAAATGAAGCAGTCTAGACTTTTGTTTTAAGATTATACTCTGCCTGAGCCACTTCAGTTGGTtgcacatttttcatgtttgaaAATTTAAACTGAAATAGCTGCCACTGAATTTTACCCTTTTCAGCTCTAAAGCAATTCCCCAAACTAACAAAGagtgtttttttgaaaatgtaataaaacaagGTCTGTAAAATGTTGTGTTCTTGAAACTCAAAAACTACTGTGCATGACATTACTTTTTCTACAGAAGATTTAATGAAAACTTGTTTTTCAATGTCCTTTCTCGCTGTTCAGTTGAAACAgctttgttaaagaaaattaggcaaggaaagtttatttatacagcacctttcagaaacaagacgattcaaagtgctgtacgtgaatagaaaaacattacagacataggaTAAATGaagaataagctaaataaatccttgacaAGGCTTAtttcataaattaaaaaatacacagaaagACTCAATTGTTTCTatgaataataagaaaaaagctAAGTATATTCTTGGGGACTTCTGATCTAATATAATTTTGTCCAACcattccaaagctacaaatagaATAATTAGGATAGTTAAAGAACattctaaataaaattttctctgttcttcagAATTGCAatttacaatacatttatttcgatgttaagatatttttaattagaaaagcaGAATGGTAaagtaattataattttttgagATAATTATATGATGGAATAATGCATgaggaccattttttttttcatagttggTGCACCtagtctggcgttctgttagctttgacatcatccaaggaagacagatcatctgctattaccatttaatgtagaacagattcctggatcaatgtttgcttctgtgcttttttgtctctcttgtgtctctgctctgtcttctctaacccccagtcggtcgagggagatgaccgttcatactgagcctggttctgctggaggttttccttcccgttaatggggagttttcctttccactgtcgcttcatgcttgtttgttaagaatgagggattgctgcaaagctatggacaatgcagacaactctccctgtggctctacgctccttcaggaggagtgaatgctgcttatcaagacttgatgcaatctgctgggtttccttagagaggaggTTGTTTGACcaaactgtataaactgatccaatctgtataatctgattgaatttgactttggaaagtgcattgagatgacatgtttcatgaattggtgctatataaataaaatttaattgaattgaaataattttaaatgttgtACAATTGTAAGGGcgtgtatgggaaagaaaataagaaatattaGCTTCAAATCTTGCACCATGCACCTTTAAACAAGTTAGtaatttattttcagaaggAAAGTGATGTTAGATCACCATAGATCCAAAGTTAAAATCCAAAGCTCATTTTCTTTATCAATAAATGGTCACCCACTTTGGAAATCATGTAAAACTCGATTGAAGAAAACTGAATTCTTGATGAGAACAGGATTTGGGCcagtatttctttgaaaacactggctgtatttagctaattttaataaattaattcaaaacagcctttaataaacaaatatttacatttgaGTCAATGTCCTCAGATAGATGTGGTCCTGAAgctaaagagaatgtaaaaaaaagtggttATTGAAATATTAATGCATTGTGTTGTACCAAAGAATTTCCGTCGTAAGATCTTAACCTTTTATCTtagattttgtaaaaatatggcCAATGATTTCTTCTCACTATAGGAAGTGACATCACATGTTGACAGAGACTTGATGTATCAGACACGCCCCCCTGGAAAAAGGAGAGGGGAGAGGGCATGAGATAAACCGTGGTGGATTCAGAGGCAGACATTGGATTGGCATGGCTGTGTGCAGCTCAGTAATTCAACCTACATCCACAAGGCTCGTGCCTGGACATTTGGATTGTCTCTCAAACAGCTTAGAGATGGTGGTGAACAGAACAGCGCTGAGCTGGGCTTTGTTTTTACAGCATGTTGCAGGGCACTGGGAGATAGGGAGAGAGAATTAAGAGCGAGCGGGGGCAACATCACCACACATCTGAGCGATGCTCCGTGagctctgtttttttcacaccGCCGGGCTTTTCTGCACAAAGACTTCGGACTAATGGACGAATGCAGCAATGCAACTCTTTGCTTGTCATGCTTGAATTACTGTTTCATATATCCTTTTTTGTCACAGCAATCATTGTCTTTGTCTATCACTGCTGCCAGACGAGCTGTGGGGTAGTGTGGCGGACACAGCTTTCTCTTCTACCCCCCTCTCCCTTGTCTGTTTCCCTCACTTCTCTTCTCTCCCAGCTCGCTCGTGTTAATTTACCTCTTCTGAGCTACGCTCCCCTCTGTGttctcctctgttgttctcACTGGTTACTGTCAGGATCTCGTTGCACATTTGAATCAGACAGACCGCTGTTCTATCTTAGCAGCTTGTTACACAATCTACTAGAAAACTGTTTtcctctgctgttctgctgtcACACAATCCCTAAGCTCTGTCAGGTATCTCTCTTCATAACGTCAGGATGCTCATTCAAGACGATTGATCCCTTTCATTCCCTTCACTCGTCCCTCCCCCTCCCTTCTCCCAATCCTCTGCCCTCTGACCCCTGCCTTTTTGTTCTTAACCCCCATCCATTTCCTCCGTTTTGTCCTTAACCTAAACCTCCTCACCCCTAATTCATTTGACCCTCTCGACCATGTTGCCATGGGTCTACTGGCTTCAACCTATCCTCATCTTGCTGTCCTCCGTCTTTTGGACCTGGGGCGAAAACTGCCCAGCAACCTGCCTGTGCCCAGATCCTCACACTGTGGACTGTAGTGGCAGGGGGTTAACCCGTCTTCCTGAAGAGATCCCTTTGGATGTCCGGAGGCTTTTGCTGGCTGACAACTGGATACCCCGCATTCCCTCGGATTTTCTGGTTCTGTACAGTGACTTGGTCTACTTGGACCTCCGGAACAATTCCCTGTCTTACATAGAACCTGGGACCCTAAGCACTTCCTCCAGGTTGGTCTTCCTCGACCTAGGTAGCAACAATCTGACCGAAATCCCAAAGGGGACTTTTGGGGAGTCCCGGAGCTTGATCAAACTGCGACTGGGGAACAACCCGTATTTGAGCATGGTGAACGAGGACGCCTTCCTGGGCCTCACCTCTCTGCGAGAACTTGAACTGGAACGTAATGCACTATCTACCCTAAAGGTGGGCGCTTTGAGTCAGTTGCCCTCCTTGCGGGTGGTGAGACTAGAAGGCAACCCATGGGTGTGCAACTGCAACTTTACCAACCTGTTTGAATGGTTGATGGAAAATCGACACAAGCTTCCAAATGGTAAGTAATATTCTAGAATCGGTTCTCTGTTGTCGTGCACGACCCAGATAACGTGCATCTGGGTGAAACGCTCTGCCGTAATATGGTAAATCCAACGCCATCACACGTCCCcgatctatttatttatttatttttcccagtAGAAGAGgaaaccccccctccccctcccttgttctaattttgtctgttttttcctcCACCCCCACAGCGCTTGATGTAGGAGACTCAGTGCGTAACATGAGACAATAGCACTTGTTTTTGAAAGTGACAATcgtgttttatttacaaatgtaaTGGTGCTATGAAATTCTCAGTATTTCCAatataaatgaagaaaaaaaaacaaaacgctgCTTTGATTCTGGATGTGAGCATGCATGTGAACCAAACACTGACCTAAATATTGAGCATTCATGAGATTAATCAatttgtgtttctcttttttttaacaagatgCTTCATTAACTCACCTTTTTATGCATGCAGCAATTCAGCAGTGAGCAGATGCAAATATCTACGCATTATTATTTCTACAGAGAGAATAAAGACTGTTTTACCATCATGTGTATATTGCTTTATCCATGTGGATTTTTAGAATCACAGATTCCATCCACCAATGTGCTTTAGCCACAAGGGCTAAGTTACATAACAGGATGGACATTTTGGTATTTTTACAAAGCAGACTCAACGTGTGCACGCCTTTTTGAGAGGAACGCAGGACAAATGGAATCCCCATGTTTCCCATTAAACATTAACTGCTTTTTGGGGGAGATTTCAACATGGTTGACTAGTTTTCTGTATTCAAAAAGGTGCTGCCAGTCTTTTCCTAAATAAAGAGGAGTGATATGAAATCCTTACGTCTATGCTATTTCAGCTCAGTCCGAAATTATATAGAAGATCAAAAAAGCCATTTGTGTCCTAACACACCGTAAGGGTTTGTGTTTTGTTACAAACATTATTTTGGAGATAAATCATTTGTAGAATACAGATTAGGCCTTTCCAAATGTAACAGACAACAGTTATCTCATGAGAGTGGGGTAAGACGTGGGAGcaaagaagcaaaaataaacagatctgACAGCTGAGCCTCACAAGAATTGTACCACGTGTGATCATTTTCACATCAGGTTACATAgatgtgataaaatgtatttttttttttttttacctaaagtTTATTCTGAAAACTGTGCATCTATTTGATTTAACAAAACCGATGAAGCAATGACTTGAAAGCCTAAGGTGTTATTGAGGAAAATGCCGGTTTTGTCTCACAAAGATCGGCTTTTGTTCAAAGTTTGGTCACCCTTGACCCAGATTATCCAACTCAAGAAatgtgtgcttgttttttttaaatgtgggaAAGAATTACAGGCATCAGATGTTAAAATTacaaagggaaaataaaatgttggaaGAGATCAGAACAATTTTGAAACTGATAAATGTTTTGAAGATTTACAAAACTATAGGTGCATATAATcaaatgttttacaaacatctaaatgttaatgaacatgttttctgAGCTAAAACTGGAACCCTGGCTAAATGCTAACTGTGGCCTTGCTaaactttatttcattattcATCTAAAAACTGGTTCGGCAGCTCTCAGCCATTGAATACTGCTGACAACCCAAAAATATCAAACTACTTACACACAAATAGGCCATGCTGTTCTGTACTATTGATTCTGCCCTTACTCTGCTCTAAACATCGCTCACCCTTTGTCACCGAAGGAAGAAAAGTTTGAGGTTTGTACCCAAACAAAGTTTAGAATTTCTCAGGAGGCTGTGCAACTACCTTGGTAACAGGTTCTTGGTATGTTCCAACTCCAAATATTTATCAATTGCATTAAGTGGACATAAAATAAGCTTTGACACTCATACATAGGCTCTGTTTTTGATGGAATCTATCATTACTAGCAAAACATTATGCTATCCTGAAACTCATGCTATTAAGATTCAGAAATGTAAGACAAATTTAGTTTGAAATTTGGTTGAAATATGTCAGAAGGTGAGACACAATAAAAGTGCCTGATAGTGAGCTGGATCTGAAAACATGGGGAAGGTCACAAATACAGGCATCGTACTGCCAGACCTAATAAACATAATGACTAAGCTcttaacagtggaaaaaaaaataagagacaTGGTTATACAATAACAGATGGCTACTCATTAGTGGAAGAGCTTGACTTGATAAGCTTTGCAGTGTGTATCGTCTCTAACAACCATCATAGGTCGGTGGAAGTT contains:
- the lrrc38b gene encoding leucine-rich repeat-containing protein 38 isoform X1, with the translated sequence MLPWVYWLQPILILLSSVFWTWGENCPATCLCPDPHTVDCSGRGLTRLPEEIPLDVRRLLLADNWIPRIPSDFLVLYSDLVYLDLRNNSLSYIEPGTLSTSSRLVFLDLGSNNLTEIPKGTFGESRSLIKLRLGNNPYLSMVNEDAFLGLTSLRELELERNALSTLKVGALSQLPSLRVVRLEGNPWVCNCNFTNLFEWLMENRHKLPNGVEGMECSLPMDGRRVSLTQLSKDSFRECQATLTLTDLLIIIFSGISVSVVAIMTSFFLASTVHCFQRWSKGTKGDEEESEE
- the lrrc38b gene encoding leucine-rich repeat-containing protein 38 isoform X2, with product MDECSNATLCLSCLNYCFILSTMLPWVYWLQPILILLSSVFWTWGENCPATCLCPDPHTVDCSGRGLTRLPEEIPLDVRRLLLADNWIPRIPSDFLVLYSDLVYLDLRNNSLSYIEPGTLSTSSRLVFLDLGSNNLTEIPKGTFGESRSLIKLRLGNNPYLSMVNEDAFLGLTSLRELELERNALSTLKVGALSQLPSLRVVRLEGNPWVCNCNFTNLFEWLMENRHKLPNGVEGMECSLPMDGRRVSLTQLSKDSFRECQATLTLTDLLIIIFSGISVSVVAIMTSFFLASTVHCFQRWSKGTKGDEEESEE